One genomic window of Petrotoga sibirica DSM 13575 includes the following:
- a CDS encoding HD domain-containing protein, whose protein sequence is MNIGNFLLESSNLFTVYRWNNNPAIVRFSESDNIYNNLLLSLFVFSEEPEEKLVKILHNKIYEAIPKIVLSDISLATKSKIEEKGKKLWDEVINKTYKEVESNFDSNISPKLLIHYTFDEETEKKVRMINLLVAQKEASINERVFPEYYTEPKTKNQTKIKKMNIQDKKEIEELAHELLEISTRLVTMTRWNKNHRNIKSSVASHTFFVFLISYILALKANLQVKEIYDIMIASILHDLPEAFTGDVISPTKRKVSGLEEIIGEIEKDFIKDWYNHKSILKEKIKKFENHIYAPFENDYGPYVKTSDLIAALIECFLEISTGNQNKYFIKTFESIKKEILYFSPIDISEIIKEIESSINP, encoded by the coding sequence ATGAACATCGGTAATTTTCTTTTAGAAAGTTCTAATTTGTTTACAGTTTACAGATGGAACAACAATCCTGCAATTGTAAGATTTAGCGAATCTGACAATATATACAACAATCTTCTTTTAAGTTTATTTGTATTTTCTGAAGAACCAGAAGAAAAATTGGTAAAAATACTTCACAACAAAATATATGAAGCGATTCCTAAAATAGTATTATCAGACATATCATTGGCTACCAAAAGCAAGATTGAAGAAAAAGGCAAAAAACTTTGGGATGAAGTCATTAACAAAACCTATAAAGAAGTAGAATCGAATTTTGATAGCAATATTAGCCCAAAACTATTAATTCATTATACTTTTGATGAAGAAACTGAAAAAAAAGTTAGAATGATAAACCTTCTCGTCGCTCAAAAAGAAGCCAGTATTAACGAAAGAGTATTTCCCGAATATTACACAGAGCCTAAAACAAAAAATCAAACGAAAATAAAAAAAATGAATATACAAGATAAAAAAGAGATAGAAGAATTAGCTCATGAACTATTAGAGATATCCACAAGACTTGTAACTATGACAAGGTGGAATAAAAATCATAGAAATATCAAAAGTTCGGTAGCTTCACATACCTTTTTCGTTTTTCTAATTTCTTACATCTTAGCTCTAAAAGCTAATTTGCAAGTGAAAGAAATTTACGATATTATGATTGCTTCGATACTCCATGATTTGCCGGAAGCATTTACAGGTGACGTGATAAGCCCGACTAAAAGAAAAGTAAGCGGCTTAGAAGAAATAATTGGAGAAATAGAAAAAGACTTCATTAAAGATTGGTACAACCATAAAAGTATACTAAAAGAGAAGATTAAAAAATTTGAAAATCACATATATGCCCCGTTTGAAAATGATTATGGACCATACGTGAAAACTTCGGATTTAATAGCAGCATTAATAGAGTGTTTCCTGGAAATAAGTACAGGGAACCAAAATAAATACTTTATAAAAACCTTTGAATCAATAAAAAAGGAGATATTATACTTCTCTCCAATTGATATTAGTGAAATTATAAAAGAAATAGAGTCATCTATTAACCCCTAA
- the pstA gene encoding phosphate ABC transporter permease PstA: MKKQTGIDSIISIIFRIISYIAFGIILSIIVIVIVDGARYFNPSFFLEYPSQGMTAGGIGPAILGSFLMIFFILLLSIPIGVLTGTFLSEYGSKSRLGRIIDISVTSLSGVPSVVYGLFGLALFSITLGFGTSLLSGSLTLAIMTLPVISSSVKEALTSLPRELRESAYALGAKKTETIYKILFPAAKNRIITAILIGTGRVIGETAPVLLTGAVFYSTQLPKSLLDPVMTLPTHIYFITMAYGENAQWMAKATSAFLIILILVIYSIAFKVRGGKQKS; encoded by the coding sequence ATGAAGAAACAAACAGGAATAGATTCAATAATTTCAATCATTTTCAGAATCATAAGTTATATTGCGTTTGGTATAATATTGTCAATAATTGTAATAGTTATAGTAGATGGTGCAAGATATTTTAATCCTTCTTTTTTCTTAGAATACCCCAGTCAAGGAATGACAGCCGGTGGAATAGGACCGGCTATATTGGGAAGTTTTTTGATGATATTTTTCATTCTATTATTATCCATTCCAATAGGAGTTCTCACTGGTACCTTCCTCTCAGAATATGGATCAAAATCAAGATTAGGAAGAATAATTGACATATCCGTTACCTCTTTATCTGGTGTTCCTTCTGTTGTCTATGGATTGTTTGGATTAGCTCTTTTTTCAATAACTCTTGGATTTGGAACATCGCTTCTCAGTGGAAGTTTAACTTTAGCTATAATGACTTTACCTGTAATATCCTCATCGGTAAAAGAAGCCCTTACATCTCTACCAAGAGAATTAAGGGAATCAGCCTATGCTTTAGGAGCAAAAAAAACAGAAACTATTTACAAAATACTGTTTCCAGCAGCAAAAAATAGAATAATAACCGCAATATTAATTGGCACTGGAAGGGTTATTGGAGAAACCGCCCCTGTTTTATTGACTGGTGCAGTCTTTTATTCAACTCAGTTACCAAAATCTCTACTCGATCCTGTTATGACTCTTCCAACTCACATATATTTTATAACCATGGCATATGGAGAAAATGCACAATGGATGGCAAAAGCAACATCCGCATTTTTAATAATACTTATTTTAGTCATATATTCGATAGCGTTTAAAGTAAGAGGAGGAAAACAAAAAAGTTGA
- a CDS encoding ROK family transcriptional regulator, translating into MANKTYNIELVKERNRSLVLELLNSKGTSTRSEIADITGLTNATITNIINELISRDLVEEVGTVDGKLGRKRTLIRLKEDAFYVIGVEFGVNIVRTGIFNFKGKKIKIVEKEINSYGRPTDVLKNLILIIDELINNSRVDFNKIKGMGIAMPGLIDSQKRILRSVHPFPLLKDYPLVEHLEEHYEKTIWLENDANSAVLGEKWFGHGKKFNNYVFIVGDSGIGAGIIINGKLYSGTSNSAGEIGHTAITEDLIPLENFGGLSRLADEFNLPLEIILNESKKSDEIKKAIDEISKFLAIGIVNLVNTIDPESVIIGGRILKARNSIIREIKKIVEQYTFSDEIPQILVASKKEDAILSGAASIAIEHIVASPYQFLLNND; encoded by the coding sequence ATGGCAAATAAAACCTACAATATCGAATTAGTTAAAGAACGTAATAGATCCTTAGTTTTAGAATTATTGAACTCTAAAGGGACAAGCACAAGATCAGAAATAGCTGATATAACAGGTCTAACAAACGCTACTATCACAAATATCATAAATGAATTAATCTCCAGGGATTTAGTAGAGGAAGTTGGAACTGTCGATGGTAAATTAGGCAGAAAACGAACACTAATAAGGCTCAAAGAAGATGCTTTTTATGTTATAGGTGTTGAATTTGGTGTAAACATTGTACGTACGGGAATATTTAATTTTAAAGGAAAAAAAATCAAGATTGTTGAAAAAGAAATAAATTCATATGGAAGACCGACTGATGTTTTAAAAAATCTAATTTTAATAATCGACGAATTGATCAATAACTCCAGAGTAGATTTCAACAAAATTAAGGGTATGGGTATCGCTATGCCTGGATTGATAGATAGCCAAAAAAGAATTTTACGATCAGTTCATCCTTTCCCCTTGCTAAAAGATTACCCACTCGTTGAACATTTAGAAGAACACTATGAAAAAACAATATGGCTAGAAAATGATGCAAACAGTGCTGTTTTGGGTGAAAAGTGGTTTGGACATGGAAAAAAATTTAACAATTATGTTTTTATTGTAGGTGATTCTGGAATCGGCGCAGGAATTATCATAAACGGAAAGTTATATTCGGGAACTTCTAATTCTGCTGGAGAAATAGGCCATACAGCCATAACTGAAGATTTAATTCCTTTGGAAAATTTTGGAGGTTTATCAAGGTTAGCAGATGAATTTAATTTACCATTAGAGATAATTTTAAATGAATCAAAAAAGTCTGATGAAATTAAAAAAGCAATTGATGAAATCAGTAAATTTTTAGCCATCGGGATAGTGAACCTGGTAAATACGATTGATCCTGAATCGGTAATTATAGGTGGAAGAATTTTAAAAGCACGGAATTCTATTATTAGAGAAATAAAAAAAATAGTAGAGCAATATACTTTTTCAGATGAAATCCCACAAATTCTAGTTGCTTCAAAGAAAGAAGATGCTATTTTGTCAGGTGCAGCCTCAATTGCAATTGAACATATCGTAGCTTCTCCCTACCAGTTTTTGCTAAACAATGACTAA
- a CDS encoding RelA/SpoT family protein, giving the protein MLIESKSYEKEVEKLLSVRFTQRERERLRVAYDLAETAHGGQYRDSGDEFFEHPKNVGLILAGLKMDVDTIIAGLLHDVVEDCGVPIDKIKELFGVDVANIVLGVTKISNLKLNERLNEKDMKSLEKVETIRKMLFAMSEDIRVIIVKLADRLHNMRTLEFVDRKKQIAKADETLKIYAPIAHRLGIYKIKEELEDLSFRYLYPDTYFDLKSKIEEKLRLGQNRLNEYAQIIKHELDNQKIKATVEGRSKHLYSIWDKMIRKGETLDEIYDYIALRIITEDQNKCYAALGIIHSIWSPIPGRIKDYIATPKFNGYKSLHTTVITHKGDPLEIQIRDWKMHEEAEYGLAAHWVYKEGVSPEKLKFLNDLMELHRYIAQNAFELKDIETNLLSKEIFVFTPKGEIIHLPRGATPIDFAFAIHTEVGNHFSGAKVNGKLVPISHKLQTGDIVEILINRNFQGPSIDWLKYARSPKTISKIKKYYRQKNEVELIERGKDKFRELSKKLNFSMDEILEKLKEIGFYIKYNIKSDEEFFIKLSLEDISINTIRNIFTLSEKEEEKLVPAVEKSISNRKGISVLVDGEEGVESYFAKCCMPVLGDEIIGVITRRGIGIHRKDCNNIQDIDETKKVTVAWNENNQNKFLTVLLIDVESKNVINNVRNVINNEGGHIEKFEMRSNSNFLNLRIYLSVQNLKHLSLLSNKLKNSKGVYSVRRV; this is encoded by the coding sequence ATGTTGATTGAATCGAAAAGTTATGAGAAAGAGGTTGAAAAACTATTAAGTGTTAGGTTTACCCAGAGAGAAAGAGAAAGACTAAGAGTCGCTTATGATTTGGCCGAAACTGCTCATGGTGGTCAGTATAGAGATTCTGGAGATGAATTTTTTGAGCATCCAAAAAATGTTGGATTGATACTCGCCGGTTTAAAAATGGATGTAGATACTATAATAGCTGGTCTTTTGCACGATGTAGTTGAAGATTGCGGCGTTCCAATAGATAAAATAAAAGAACTTTTTGGAGTCGATGTTGCCAATATAGTTTTAGGCGTTACCAAGATCAGTAATCTAAAGCTTAATGAACGGCTAAACGAAAAAGACATGAAGTCTTTAGAGAAAGTTGAAACTATACGAAAGATGCTTTTCGCTATGTCTGAAGACATAAGAGTCATTATCGTAAAATTGGCTGATAGATTACATAATATGAGAACTTTGGAATTTGTCGACAGAAAAAAGCAAATAGCCAAAGCAGATGAAACTTTAAAAATATACGCGCCTATAGCCCATAGATTGGGTATTTATAAGATCAAGGAAGAATTGGAAGATTTATCTTTTCGTTATTTGTATCCAGATACGTATTTTGATTTAAAGTCTAAAATCGAGGAAAAATTAAGACTTGGACAAAATAGATTGAATGAATATGCCCAGATTATTAAGCATGAGCTTGATAATCAAAAAATCAAAGCAACTGTTGAGGGACGTTCTAAACATTTATATAGTATATGGGATAAAATGATTCGAAAAGGGGAAACTTTAGATGAAATCTATGATTATATTGCTCTTAGGATAATTACCGAAGATCAGAATAAATGTTACGCAGCTTTGGGAATAATACATTCTATTTGGTCCCCTATTCCAGGAAGGATAAAAGATTATATTGCAACTCCTAAATTTAACGGTTACAAATCTCTACATACCACTGTTATAACCCATAAAGGAGATCCATTAGAAATCCAAATTCGAGATTGGAAAATGCATGAAGAAGCCGAATACGGTTTGGCTGCTCATTGGGTTTATAAAGAGGGTGTTAGTCCTGAAAAATTGAAATTTCTCAATGATTTGATGGAGTTGCATAGATATATAGCTCAAAATGCTTTTGAATTGAAAGATATCGAAACAAACCTTCTCTCAAAAGAAATTTTTGTATTTACACCTAAAGGAGAAATAATTCATTTACCCAGAGGAGCCACACCTATTGATTTTGCTTTCGCTATTCATACTGAGGTTGGCAATCATTTTTCTGGTGCGAAAGTCAACGGTAAGTTAGTTCCTATCTCACACAAATTGCAGACTGGCGATATAGTAGAGATACTAATCAACAGGAATTTTCAGGGACCTAGCATTGATTGGTTAAAATATGCTCGGTCGCCTAAAACCATATCAAAGATCAAAAAATATTACCGACAAAAAAATGAAGTAGAGTTAATAGAAAGAGGGAAAGACAAGTTTAGAGAGCTCTCTAAAAAGCTTAATTTTTCCATGGATGAAATTCTTGAAAAGTTGAAGGAAATAGGATTTTACATTAAATACAACATAAAAAGTGACGAAGAATTTTTTATAAAATTATCTTTAGAAGATATCAGTATTAACACGATTAGAAATATTTTCACCCTAAGCGAAAAAGAAGAAGAGAAACTGGTACCTGCAGTTGAAAAATCTATTTCGAATAGAAAAGGTATCTCCGTTCTTGTTGACGGTGAAGAGGGAGTTGAAAGCTATTTTGCAAAATGTTGTATGCCTGTTCTAGGAGATGAAATTATAGGTGTGATAACTCGAAGAGGAATCGGTATACATAGAAAAGATTGTAATAATATTCAGGATATCGATGAAACTAAAAAAGTGACTGTTGCGTGGAACGAAAACAATCAAAATAAATTTTTGACCGTGTTATTGATAGATGTGGAGAGCAAAAATGTTATAAATAACGTAAGAAACGTTATAAATAATGAAGGTGGACATATAGAAAAATTCGAAATGAGGAGTAATTCTAATTTCCTTAACCTTAGAATATATTTGTCCGTTCAGAATTTAAAACATCTGAGTCTTTTAAGTAATAAATTAAAAAATTCTAAGGGTGTTTATTCTGTTAGGAGGGTATAA
- a CDS encoding PstC family ABC transporter permease: MITAVAMVGIVALIGLFIFIIRETIPALTEVGAEIFTSKYWYPTYDPPEYGMLAMIVGSFILTGFASIMVIPIGYIIAFFLYDYATNTEQKIIKSAIDLLSGVPTVIIGTFLFIYVSPILMNFGAWSLGNLLLAAIGLSILSLPYAASLMQEALSAIDISLKESALALGASRFTAGFRIVSKAALSGILNSIILTINRIIGETIVVLMVAGGAAIIPRSIWDPVRPLTAAIASEMGEVPIGSIHYSALFVAGLILLMISFILTMISRRVTRS, from the coding sequence ATAATTACCGCGGTCGCAATGGTGGGAATAGTAGCATTAATTGGTCTATTCATCTTTATCATAAGAGAAACTATTCCAGCCCTGACGGAAGTTGGGGCTGAGATTTTTACTAGTAAATACTGGTATCCAACATATGATCCACCAGAATATGGCATGTTGGCAATGATAGTAGGGTCTTTCATATTAACGGGCTTCGCTTCTATTATGGTTATACCCATAGGGTATATAATTGCATTTTTCTTGTACGATTATGCCACAAACACAGAACAAAAAATTATAAAATCAGCAATAGATTTGCTATCTGGAGTACCCACTGTTATAATTGGTACATTCTTATTTATTTATGTTTCACCTATCCTTATGAATTTTGGAGCTTGGTCCTTAGGTAATTTACTATTAGCAGCAATTGGGCTATCTATTTTATCCCTACCATACGCCGCTTCACTTATGCAGGAAGCATTATCAGCAATTGATATCAGTCTAAAAGAAAGTGCATTAGCCTTGGGAGCAAGTAGGTTCACTGCTGGATTTAGAATAGTAAGCAAAGCAGCACTATCAGGAATTTTAAATTCAATAATTCTAACAATAAATAGAATTATAGGGGAAACTATAGTTGTATTAATGGTTGCTGGAGGAGCTGCTATAATTCCTAGATCAATATGGGATCCGGTTAGACCTTTAACCGCTGCTATAGCAAGTGAGATGGGAGAAGTGCCGATTGGAAGTATTCATTACTCTGCTTTATTCGTTGCCGGTTTGATTTTACTAATGATATCTTTTATTCTAACGATGATATCTAGGAGAGTAACGAGGAGTTGA
- the phoU gene encoding phosphate signaling complex protein PhoU encodes MDYTHFETEMTRLTSEISKLLTVVLRSFENSIKALEDKNLELAEKVLKADDQIDDLNRQIEESVYQIVARFRPLAKDLRYAVTMIKFANNLERIGDLSCNIAEKTKIYAHIDLKDIVNTKEIKKMFGISLEMIKDSYKAFGERNIEEAVKIWKRDDEVDNLEKQIRKIAVQKLEDESFNKELIIPYILLTRDIERIADHATNLCEEIVYIETGKEIEDYL; translated from the coding sequence ATGGATTACACACATTTTGAAACTGAAATGACACGATTAACAAGTGAAATATCTAAGCTTTTAACCGTCGTTTTAAGATCCTTTGAAAATTCTATCAAAGCTTTAGAAGATAAAAACCTTGAATTAGCCGAAAAAGTCTTAAAAGCAGATGATCAAATAGATGATTTAAACCGCCAAATTGAAGAGTCAGTCTATCAAATCGTAGCCAGATTTCGTCCTTTAGCAAAAGATTTACGTTACGCAGTAACAATGATAAAGTTCGCAAACAATCTTGAAAGAATAGGTGATCTTTCTTGCAATATTGCTGAAAAAACTAAAATCTATGCGCATATTGATCTAAAAGACATAGTAAATACTAAAGAAATAAAAAAGATGTTCGGTATATCTTTAGAGATGATAAAGGACTCATATAAAGCATTCGGAGAAAGAAATATTGAAGAAGCTGTGAAAATTTGGAAAAGAGATGACGAAGTAGACAACCTAGAAAAACAAATTCGAAAAATAGCTGTGCAAAAATTAGAGGATGAATCATTCAACAAAGAACTTATCATACCATATATATTATTGACAAGAGACATTGAAAGAATCGCTGATCACGCCACAAATCTTTGTGAAGAAATAGTTTACATAGAAACAGGTAAGGAAATCGAGGACTATCTATAA
- a CDS encoding phosphate ABC transporter substrate-binding protein PstS family protein yields the protein MKKVLLTLVLVGIALFSFAETLVIKGSNTIFPVAQLWIEELKDMYPDLSITLEGAGSSTGISALFNGTTHIANSSRWLKESELEQMSEKRKYFIPVVLGYDGIAVIVNPNLGIDEISIEELAKIYTGKITRWNQLNPNLPNQRIVVYSRNSASGTYETFVEKVLKGERMVPTVQMLESTQAEIQSVAKNQYAIAYTGVGYVTNDVKVLSVDGVQPTKLNILNSVYPISRPLYMFVDGTNGYPETGPVKQYLTFGLSKRGQELVEQAGYVAAYGF from the coding sequence GTGAAGAAGGTATTATTAACTTTAGTTTTAGTGGGTATAGCCCTTTTCAGTTTCGCAGAAACACTTGTTATAAAAGGTTCAAACACGATCTTTCCAGTAGCACAACTCTGGATAGAAGAGCTAAAAGATATGTATCCAGATTTATCAATAACATTGGAAGGTGCAGGATCTTCAACAGGTATTTCTGCTTTATTCAACGGAACAACACACATCGCAAACTCGAGCAGATGGCTTAAAGAATCAGAATTGGAACAAATGTCCGAAAAAAGAAAGTATTTCATCCCCGTAGTTTTAGGATACGATGGAATAGCTGTTATTGTTAATCCTAATCTTGGAATAGATGAAATCTCTATAGAAGAATTGGCAAAGATTTACACTGGTAAAATCACAAGGTGGAACCAATTGAATCCAAATTTACCAAACCAAAGGATTGTCGTATATTCAAGAAACTCCGCCTCTGGGACCTACGAAACATTCGTAGAAAAAGTTTTAAAAGGTGAAAGAATGGTACCAACAGTTCAAATGCTGGAATCAACACAAGCAGAAATTCAATCAGTTGCTAAAAACCAATATGCGATAGCTTATACAGGAGTAGGGTATGTAACTAACGACGTAAAGGTTTTATCTGTTGATGGTGTACAACCAACAAAACTGAATATTTTAAATTCTGTTTATCCAATTTCAAGACCATTGTATATGTTTGTTGATGGAACAAACGGTTACCCTGAAACTGGACCGGTAAAACAGTATTTGACATTTGGGCTATCAAAACGAGGTCAAGAATTAGTTGAACAGGCCGGGTATGTAGCAGCATACGGATTTTAA
- the dtd gene encoding D-aminoacyl-tRNA deacylase: protein MRAVVQRVAQASVTVSDNIVAQIEKGLLVFLGISKSDQESDISWMTDKIVNLRIFEDDQNKMNRSLLDVNGELLIVSQFTLYGDCRKGRRPSFTDSASPDDARALYDKFLSFLKEKYTINVQQGEFQAHMRVNIVNDGPVTLLLDSQKLF, encoded by the coding sequence TTGAGGGCTGTAGTTCAAAGAGTTGCACAAGCATCTGTTACTGTTTCTGATAATATTGTTGCGCAAATAGAAAAAGGACTTCTGGTTTTCTTGGGTATTTCAAAGAGCGATCAAGAATCAGATATTAGTTGGATGACTGATAAGATAGTAAATCTGAGAATTTTTGAGGACGATCAAAACAAAATGAATAGATCTTTACTAGATGTTAATGGTGAATTGCTTATTGTGTCTCAGTTTACTTTATACGGTGACTGTAGAAAAGGGAGAAGACCATCTTTTACTGATTCCGCAAGTCCGGATGATGCTAGAGCCCTCTACGATAAGTTCCTTTCATTCCTTAAAGAAAAGTACACTATAAACGTTCAACAAGGGGAATTTCAAGCTCATATGAGAGTAAATATTGTCAACGATGGTCCAGTGACTTTACTTTTAGATTCACAGAAGCTGTTTTGA
- a CDS encoding sensor histidine kinase, with protein MKNTCSFDFQIFDSLEDAVLQLENKTTILNANTTAKAWGLGTNKELLNTISFNEIDQLAKHILNNEDYELETNIYFFEGYSKFCKLTYKKEYQLLILQNKTEFELLKKVKEDFITSVSHELRTPLTIAKGNTQILKDFMKDNQFLKQVTKIEESLDRIENIISQLTLLSKAEFGEYELKKEVINPRTLYNEVVNDLYEKILEKKVKLQFNCQIQSIKGDKFVLYTIFRNLLSNAIKYSYENSDIYIDFLGEQLIIKDEGIGIREEEQNRIFERFYRGVEAKNHAKGSGLGLAVVKYLCELANYKIEFESKWMVGSTFKVSFYS; from the coding sequence ATGAAAAATACCTGTTCATTTGATTTTCAAATATTCGATTCTTTAGAAGATGCCGTATTACAGTTAGAAAACAAAACTACTATACTTAACGCAAATACCACAGCCAAAGCTTGGGGATTAGGAACAAACAAAGAATTATTGAACACCATAAGTTTCAACGAAATCGATCAGCTTGCAAAACATATATTGAACAATGAAGACTATGAATTAGAAACAAATATATATTTCTTTGAAGGTTACAGCAAGTTTTGCAAACTCACATACAAAAAAGAATATCAACTTCTAATATTACAAAACAAAACAGAATTTGAATTACTAAAAAAAGTGAAAGAAGATTTCATAACTTCTGTATCCCACGAACTCAGAACTCCCCTCACTATAGCAAAAGGAAATACTCAAATTCTCAAAGATTTCATGAAAGACAATCAATTTTTAAAACAAGTTACCAAAATCGAAGAATCTCTTGACAGAATAGAAAATATAATTTCTCAACTAACCCTTCTTTCGAAAGCAGAATTTGGAGAATACGAATTAAAAAAAGAAGTAATAAATCCACGTACTCTATACAATGAAGTAGTAAATGATCTCTATGAAAAGATATTAGAAAAAAAGGTTAAGTTACAATTCAATTGTCAAATTCAGTCTATAAAAGGTGACAAGTTTGTACTCTACACAATCTTCAGAAATTTGCTCTCAAATGCGATTAAATACTCTTACGAAAATTCTGATATTTACATTGATTTTCTAGGCGAACAACTCATTATAAAAGATGAAGGTATAGGCATAAGAGAAGAAGAACAAAATAGAATTTTTGAAAGGTTCTATCGTGGCGTAGAGGCAAAGAATCACGCCAAGGGATCGGGGTTGGGTTTGGCTGTGGTTAAGTATCTATGCGAACTAGCAAATTATAAAATAGAATTTGAATCAAAATGGATGGTTGGCAGCACATTTAAGGTGTCATTCTACAGTTAG
- the pstB gene encoding phosphate ABC transporter ATP-binding protein PstB, whose protein sequence is MSTEKEIVIEIKNFNGWYAQKQALKDINMEIKKKKVSAIIGPSGCGKSTLLRSINRINDEIPGYRTNGEIIFDGKNIYENNIDLSLLRKKIGMVFQKPVPFPMTIYENIAFGVKLHTKRNGRKMDAIVETALKRAALWDEVKDDLDKPASSLSGGQQQRLCIARAIAVDPEIILLDEPTSALDPIATQKIENLIEHLSENYTIIIVTHNLAQAIRISDYMYFMFQGELIESGKTEDIIKSPKEQLTEDYLNGRIS, encoded by the coding sequence TTGAGTACAGAAAAAGAAATTGTTATAGAAATCAAAAATTTTAATGGTTGGTACGCTCAAAAACAAGCTTTAAAAGATATAAATATGGAAATTAAAAAGAAAAAAGTTAGTGCAATAATAGGTCCTTCAGGTTGTGGAAAATCCACATTGTTGCGAAGTATAAATAGAATCAACGATGAAATTCCTGGATATAGAACCAATGGAGAAATAATATTTGATGGTAAAAATATATATGAAAATAACATTGATTTATCATTGTTGAGAAAAAAAATAGGAATGGTTTTTCAAAAACCAGTACCTTTTCCAATGACTATTTATGAAAACATCGCATTCGGTGTAAAGTTACATACAAAAAGAAATGGAAGAAAAATGGATGCAATCGTTGAAACGGCTCTAAAAAGGGCAGCGTTATGGGATGAAGTAAAAGACGATCTCGACAAACCAGCTAGTTCTCTCTCTGGTGGACAACAACAACGTTTATGTATTGCTAGAGCCATTGCTGTTGATCCTGAAATAATCTTATTAGACGAACCCACATCTGCCCTAGACCCTATAGCTACGCAAAAAATTGAGAATCTAATTGAACACCTATCCGAAAATTATACTATAATTATTGTAACTCATAACCTAGCCCAAGCTATAAGAATTTCAGATTATATGTATTTTATGTTTCAAGGAGAACTTATAGAATCCGGAAAAACAGAAGACATTATAAAAAGTCCCAAAGAACAATTGACAGAAGATTATTTAAATGGTAGAATTAGCTAA
- a CDS encoding response regulator transcription factor, producing the protein MPKVLIVEDDEDIRDILKTYLRLEDLEIFEAGTLSQMRNVLNKESNIDIILLDLMLPDGDAVNELPKVRALNREIGIIIISAKNTDGEKILGIESGADDYITKPFNPREVTARVRALLKRLKKSESKMVFGPMEIYSNNYLVTYKGKNIELTSKEFEILDLLARNSEKVYTREEIIDKIWFGDEFITDRVIDVHISMIRSKIGKDWIKTIRNVGYKFNKNAFTVDNNGENKI; encoded by the coding sequence ATGCCTAAGGTTCTTATTGTTGAAGATGATGAAGATATACGAGATATACTAAAAACTTATCTTCGATTAGAAGATTTAGAAATCTTTGAAGCCGGTACTTTATCTCAAATGAGGAACGTTTTGAATAAAGAATCAAACATCGACATAATCTTATTAGATTTGATGTTACCGGATGGAGACGCAGTTAATGAATTGCCAAAAGTTCGTGCATTGAATAGAGAAATAGGCATCATAATTATTTCTGCAAAAAATACAGATGGAGAAAAAATCTTAGGAATTGAGTCAGGAGCAGATGACTATATCACTAAACCCTTCAATCCAAGAGAAGTTACAGCACGGGTTAGGGCTTTATTAAAAAGACTTAAAAAATCTGAAAGTAAAATGGTTTTTGGACCCATGGAAATATATTCAAACAATTATTTAGTAACTTACAAAGGTAAAAATATTGAATTGACATCAAAAGAGTTCGAAATACTTGATCTATTAGCCAGAAATTCAGAAAAAGTTTACACAAGAGAAGAAATTATCGACAAAATTTGGTTTGGAGATGAATTTATTACAGACCGAGTCATAGACGTACATATAAGCATGATTAGGTCAAAGATCGGTAAAGATTGGATAAAAACTATTAGAAACGTAGGATACAAGTTCAACAAAAACGCTTTTACAGTAGATAACAACGGTGAAAATAAAATATGA